TGTAAAAACACTCATGAAGGGGTTGGAATAAAATGGCGGTTCTCTCCATCGAAGATCTTGAGATACGTTTCAATACCCGCGACGGATTTGGAACCGCCGTGGATGGCGTCTCTTTTTCGCTTGAGGCAAACGAAACTCTGGGCATCGTTGGGGAATCGGGTTGCGGCAAAACCGTCACCGCTCTCTCCATTCTCCGTCTCCTGCCCGAACCCCCGGCGGAAGTATACAGGGGGAGCATCATGTTCGACGGCAAGGATCTCCTGAAACTCCCGCAGAAGGAACTCCAAAAGATAAGGGGAGACAGAATAGCGATGATATTCCAGGAGCCTATGACCGCGCTCAATCCGGTATTCACTATCGGCGACCAGATTGGGGAGGTCTACCGGATCCACCGAAACCTCTCATCATCCGAAGCAAAGGAGAAAGCGGTAGAAATGCTAAGGCAGGTAGGAATTCCCGATCCCGACAAGAGGGTGGATGAATACCCACACCAGCTAAGCGGAGGGATGAGGCAAAGGGCGATGATAGCAATGGCGCTCGCGCTCGACCCTGCCGTCCTCATCGCCGATGAACCGACCACCGCGCTTGACGTTACCGTTCAGGCGCAGATACTCCTCCTGATGGATGAGCTTAAGGAAAAGTTCAACACATCCATCATTCTTATTACGCACGACCTCGGAGTCGTGGCGCAACACGCCCAAAGGATCGTTGTGATGTACGCCGGGAAAATCATGGAAACCGGAAAGGTGACCGAGATATTCGAAAATCCGTCGCACCCTTACACAAAGTGCCTGATGGAATCGATACCTTCAATTACCGGAACGCCGGAAAAGAAGCTGACTGAAATACCAGGCCTCGTCCCCGCTCTCGATTCCAAACCAGGCGGATGCCTCTTCCACCCAAGATGCCCGGAAGTGATGGACGAGTGTAAAACCACACTCCCCGGGTTTTACAAGGCGAGTGACGGACACACTACCGCCTGCCTTCTCTACCGATAGAAAAATTCCCCGCTCCCCTTTTTCCGTGTAATAAGTGGGACATGATACAATCGAAAGATATAGCAATTTGATAACAATACATCCTGACTCCGAAAACTTTTTCGGATGAAGGATGTGGCATGAAGGCGGTACATTGTCCCAGATAGCAGGCACAGGTAGCATGAGAAACGGAAATGCGGATCCCGCACAACAGCTAACATATAACCAGAAGCTGATATCAGAATATAAAAAAAAGCTGAAACCGCTCATAAAGATCCATCCGGTGATCTATGCCAGCATAGCCGACAAAAATATTTCAGATGCGGCGTCTGAAATGTTTGTCAATGTGGGATTTACCTGCCACACGCCCACAAAGAACGAACAGGCCGAACTGGCAAAAACCATAGGTACCTGGCTCAAGAAGGGGCACATGGCACTTCTGCAGTACAGGCCGAAAGAGGCCGGCACTAATCTGATAAGTTTACTCCGCGCCATCCAGGGATATACGACCAA
The sequence above is a segment of the Nitrospinota bacterium genome. Coding sequences within it:
- a CDS encoding ABC transporter ATP-binding protein — its product is MAVLSIEDLEIRFNTRDGFGTAVDGVSFSLEANETLGIVGESGCGKTVTALSILRLLPEPPAEVYRGSIMFDGKDLLKLPQKELQKIRGDRIAMIFQEPMTALNPVFTIGDQIGEVYRIHRNLSSSEAKEKAVEMLRQVGIPDPDKRVDEYPHQLSGGMRQRAMIAMALALDPAVLIADEPTTALDVTVQAQILLLMDELKEKFNTSIILITHDLGVVAQHAQRIVVMYAGKIMETGKVTEIFENPSHPYTKCLMESIPSITGTPEKKLTEIPGLVPALDSKPGGCLFHPRCPEVMDECKTTLPGFYKASDGHTTACLLYR